One genomic region from Fictibacillus marinisediminis encodes:
- a CDS encoding SRPBCC family protein: protein MEGKGKLVLDAGVERAYEVLLDPGVLEKCIMGCKKLVLVEDNKYEAELSIGIAAIKGNYSSTIEILDLEEPNHYKLAVKGEGSPGTVEAVGIVDLTPESESSTLLNYSYEAEVGGKVAMVGQRMLGGVAKLVIQDFFKKLGKELKRIEQSA from the coding sequence ATGGAAGGCAAAGGAAAGCTAGTTTTAGATGCAGGAGTGGAAAGAGCTTATGAAGTGCTGCTCGATCCCGGCGTTCTTGAAAAATGTATTATGGGCTGCAAAAAACTCGTCCTGGTGGAGGACAACAAATATGAGGCCGAGCTGTCCATTGGGATCGCGGCCATAAAAGGAAACTACTCCTCTACGATCGAAATCCTCGATTTAGAGGAGCCTAACCATTACAAGCTCGCTGTAAAGGGAGAAGGATCACCGGGAACTGTAGAAGCGGTCGGAATTGTAGACCTGACCCCGGAAAGTGAAAGCTCTACTCTATTAAACTACTCATACGAAGCTGAAGTAGGCGGAAAGGTAGCGATGGTAGGACAGCGGATGCTAGGTGGAGTAGCCAAGCTGGTCATACAGGACTTTTTCAAAAAACTGGGCAAGGAATTAAAACGAATTGAACAAAGCGCTTAA
- a CDS encoding glutamate-5-semialdehyde dehydrogenase has translation MSELITKGKKAKKAVTVLITKTTSQKNKALQHIADQLIHETPYILQENNRDIEHARENGVHESLIDRLILNESRIKEMSVALEQLAFLPDPTGNVLERFERPNGLIIEKIAVPLGVIGMIYEARPNVTVDAASLCLKTGNAVLLRGSSSAIHSNRALVSVIHHALELSDLPVDSVQLIEDTSRETATQMFKMNDYLDVLIPRGGKALIQAVVENASVPVLETGAGNCHVYIDKSADKKMAIDIVLNAKTQRPSVCNSIETVLVHEAWAKKHMKELVENLVERGVELRVDQNIHELFPAIVLASEEDWQSEYLDHILAIKTVSGTSDAIEHINRYGSKHSEAIITEAEDNVRSFFQLVDAAALYHNASTRFTDGHEFGFGAEIGISTQKLHARGPMGLPALTSSKYVIRGNGQIRE, from the coding sequence ATGAGTGAATTAATCACCAAAGGAAAAAAAGCAAAAAAAGCGGTCACTGTACTCATCACAAAAACGACTTCACAAAAAAACAAAGCCCTGCAGCACATTGCGGACCAGTTGATCCATGAGACACCCTATATCTTGCAGGAAAATAATCGAGATATAGAGCATGCTCGAGAAAACGGTGTGCACGAATCCTTAATTGACCGTCTGATACTTAATGAATCAAGAATTAAGGAGATGTCTGTGGCACTTGAGCAGCTTGCGTTTTTACCCGACCCTACAGGAAACGTTCTAGAGAGATTTGAACGTCCCAATGGGCTCATAATTGAAAAGATAGCTGTCCCGCTAGGAGTCATCGGAATGATTTATGAAGCAAGGCCGAATGTCACTGTAGATGCCGCCAGTCTGTGTTTAAAGACTGGAAACGCAGTTCTGCTTCGAGGAAGTTCTTCAGCTATCCATTCAAACAGAGCGTTAGTTTCTGTGATCCACCATGCACTGGAACTAAGTGATCTCCCAGTAGATTCTGTTCAGTTAATTGAAGATACGAGCCGTGAGACAGCAACACAGATGTTTAAAATGAACGACTATCTTGATGTTTTGATTCCGAGAGGCGGGAAGGCATTAATTCAAGCCGTCGTCGAAAACGCGTCTGTTCCAGTTTTAGAAACAGGTGCCGGAAACTGCCACGTTTATATCGATAAAAGTGCGGATAAGAAAATGGCGATTGACATCGTTCTCAACGCCAAAACCCAGCGTCCGTCGGTTTGCAATTCTATAGAAACCGTGCTCGTTCATGAAGCCTGGGCGAAAAAACATATGAAAGAGTTGGTCGAAAACCTTGTAGAGAGAGGTGTCGAGCTGCGAGTTGACCAGAACATTCATGAACTCTTTCCAGCCATTGTATTAGCGAGCGAGGAAGACTGGCAATCAGAGTATTTAGATCATATTTTAGCGATAAAAACCGTGTCGGGCACATCGGATGCTATTGAACATATTAACCGCTACGGTTCTAAACATTCAGAAGCCATCATCACGGAAGCTGAAGATAACGTTCGTTCATTTTTTCAATTGGTAGATGCCGCCGCGCTTTATCATAATGCCTCAACCCGTTTCACCGATGGCCATGAATTCGGCTTTGGCGCTGAAATCGGCATCAGTACACAAAAGCTTCACGCTCGCGGTCCGATGGGCTTGCCCGCCTTAACCTCAAGCAAATATGTGATCAGAGGAAACGGACAGATACGGGAATAG
- the proB gene encoding glutamate 5-kinase, whose protein sequence is MSKRRIVVKIGSSSLTNKNGGLSKSKLTEHVEAIVQLRKQGHEVILISSGAVSAGFADLGYPARPVTTAGKQAAAAVGQGLLIQAYTEIFKQHGIVAAQLLLTRNDFYKKEQYTNAYATLSELLKRSVLPIINENDSVSIDELTFGDNDMLSALVSGLVHADLLMILTDINGLYDQDPRTVPTAHRYDFLYDITDDHIKMTNLASASKFGTGGMKSKLLAAKTALSLGVNIFVGTGSNQEKLLHILDGKGDGTYIGNSPATALKTQKQWLAFHSPVSGIIEIDDGAAKAILFEGKSLLPAGIHAVSGVFSTGEVVEIINSAKEVIGKGQVQYSSEDLQIIKGLTSQEAMEKTKNTHPEVVHRNRWLSMIKERTV, encoded by the coding sequence ATGAGCAAAAGACGAATCGTTGTAAAAATCGGGAGCAGTTCCCTGACCAACAAGAACGGCGGACTAAGTAAGAGTAAACTTACCGAACATGTGGAAGCAATCGTCCAATTAAGAAAACAGGGACATGAAGTTATCTTGATCTCTTCTGGCGCGGTGTCAGCGGGATTTGCCGATTTAGGGTATCCCGCGCGTCCTGTAACAACAGCCGGGAAACAAGCCGCTGCAGCTGTGGGGCAAGGGTTATTAATTCAAGCTTATACTGAAATCTTTAAACAACATGGAATTGTTGCTGCCCAGCTGCTGTTAACCCGGAATGACTTTTATAAAAAAGAGCAGTACACCAATGCCTATGCGACGTTATCCGAACTGTTAAAACGGTCGGTGCTGCCAATCATTAATGAGAATGATTCCGTCTCGATCGATGAATTGACCTTTGGAGATAATGATATGCTCTCCGCTCTTGTCAGCGGCCTCGTTCATGCAGATTTATTGATGATATTGACGGATATCAATGGACTGTATGATCAAGATCCACGAACGGTTCCCACAGCGCATCGGTATGATTTTCTTTACGACATTACAGATGACCATATTAAGATGACGAATTTGGCGTCGGCATCAAAATTTGGTACAGGAGGTATGAAATCAAAACTCCTGGCCGCAAAAACAGCTCTCTCGCTCGGGGTAAACATTTTTGTCGGTACAGGCTCCAATCAGGAAAAACTCCTTCATATTCTAGATGGAAAGGGCGATGGAACGTATATCGGCAATTCGCCTGCCACCGCATTAAAAACACAAAAACAATGGTTGGCTTTTCATTCACCGGTCAGCGGAATCATTGAAATAGATGATGGAGCCGCAAAGGCCATTTTGTTCGAGGGAAAAAGTTTGTTGCCGGCGGGAATTCATGCTGTCAGTGGTGTGTTTTCAACCGGGGAAGTGGTAGAAATCATCAATTCCGCAAAAGAGGTCATCGGTAAAGGCCAGGTTCAGTATTCCTCTGAAGACTTACAAATTATTAAAGGATTAACGAGTCAAGAAGCGATGGAAAAGACCAAGAATACCCACCCTGAAGTAGTTCATCGCAACAGATGGCTGTCCATGATAAAGGAGAGAACCGTATGA
- a CDS encoding MBL fold metallo-hydrolase: protein MIHYQKNGLTVFQSALWQTTSTVVEGVEFVLIVDPSWLPHEIKAIQEHVEELNPNKEVYLLFTHGDFDHIIGYSAFLNAKVIASEGVSNHPAKDYKLGLIKDFDRKYYIDRPYQPKFPVVDIEINKDGHQLALGSTTLTFYLSPGHTHDGIFTIIEPQGIWIAGDYLSDFELPFVFDSVKAYQSTLLKANSILDKHQLSVLVPGHGKTTESKEEMKQRIEASQTYLSRLIEAVENEDEQTISRLRQEMHYESSFTSSCHEENVQQVKREFANEWGKQ from the coding sequence ATGATTCACTATCAAAAAAATGGTTTGACCGTTTTTCAAAGTGCGCTTTGGCAAACAACAAGTACAGTAGTAGAGGGAGTTGAGTTTGTCCTTATTGTCGATCCTTCTTGGCTCCCCCATGAAATAAAAGCCATTCAAGAACACGTTGAGGAGCTTAATCCAAATAAAGAAGTATATCTTTTATTTACCCATGGAGATTTTGACCATATTATTGGTTACTCAGCGTTCTTAAATGCTAAGGTCATTGCAAGCGAAGGTGTGAGTAATCATCCTGCTAAAGATTATAAACTTGGTCTTATAAAGGATTTTGATCGTAAATATTACATAGACAGGCCTTATCAGCCTAAATTTCCAGTTGTTGATATTGAGATCAACAAAGATGGCCACCAGCTTGCATTAGGAAGCACAACGTTAACCTTTTATTTATCGCCTGGTCATACTCATGATGGAATATTTACAATCATTGAGCCTCAGGGGATTTGGATTGCCGGGGATTACCTTTCGGATTTTGAACTTCCTTTTGTATTTGATAGTGTAAAGGCTTATCAGTCAACACTACTAAAAGCAAATTCAATATTGGATAAACATCAGCTAAGTGTTTTGGTACCCGGCCATGGCAAAACAACTGAAAGTAAAGAAGAGATGAAGCAAAGAATTGAAGCATCCCAAACCTATCTTTCCCGGTTAATAGAGGCTGTTGAAAATGAAGATGAACAAACAATAAGCCGGTTAAGGCAGGAGATGCATTATGAATCAAGTTTTACTTCAAGCTGCCACGAAGAAAATGTGCAGCAAGTGAAAAGGGAGTTTGCGAACGAATGGGGGAAGCAATGA
- a CDS encoding nucleotidyltransferase family protein, translating to MGAGKSERMGTPKMMLRYQEKTLIRHVIDAALDSDVDDVVVVINPEVEGLLAEATVAGVNKIFLNNHSNKGLSSSVKSGLYVLPAEVEAAIFLLGDQPLISSREINLLLEEFHADHEHFIYQSSYIGKRGHPVLFHRRMFNRLLEIKGDKGGRDLVKKYTDQVKIIEMGKNYPFDIDTIADYKKLLRKEVS from the coding sequence CTGGGAGCCGGCAAGTCTGAGCGTATGGGCACACCTAAAATGATGCTCCGCTATCAGGAAAAAACACTCATACGCCATGTGATCGATGCAGCACTCGACTCAGATGTAGATGATGTTGTGGTCGTTATTAACCCTGAAGTGGAAGGTTTGCTTGCCGAGGCTACGGTGGCGGGAGTGAATAAGATTTTTTTGAATAACCACTCAAACAAAGGATTATCATCTTCCGTAAAATCAGGGCTTTATGTTTTGCCTGCTGAGGTGGAAGCTGCCATTTTTCTCCTAGGGGATCAGCCTTTGATATCTTCACGAGAGATCAATCTTCTGCTGGAAGAGTTCCATGCTGACCATGAACATTTTATTTATCAATCATCTTATATAGGGAAAAGAGGACATCCTGTCTTGTTTCACCGGAGGATGTTTAACAGGCTGTTAGAAATAAAAGGTGACAAAGGCGGCAGAGATTTAGTGAAGAAATATACCGATCAAGTAAAGATTATTGAAATGGGAAAAAACTATCCGTTTGATATTGATACAATTGCCGATTACAAAAAGCTTTTAAGAAAGGAGGTCTCTTAA
- a CDS encoding XdhC family protein, producing the protein MLPIYLEMKRCAENGIRGVLGTIIRTEGSTYQKEGSKCFWAEDGKLTGLLSGGCVEGDLAEHAREVLNHFSCKTLAYDFRDKGDDLWGLGLGCNGSIDIFLEPFDPVHLRESTERSLEIYQKADNYETSLATIIEAETPSLIGKKWMVKNNSSDPVKSGLHSVTYEKEKVLVFTDTITPTPRLTLFGAGPDAVPLVNGAKQLNWHVSVIDHRPSFVNKQNFPEADQLLCIPKGKWPKLELESRSFVVIMTHHFDQDLLLLEQILETDVPYIGVLGPNKRTYQLMDRLGREFHEECLSRLYSPIGLDIGSQTPEEIALSILAEMVMVHRGKGSGKPLHVMKETSFTKYLHKKVGELAF; encoded by the coding sequence ATGCTTCCCATTTATCTTGAAATGAAGCGCTGTGCTGAAAATGGCATCCGGGGAGTTCTCGGAACGATTATTCGTACTGAAGGGTCAACCTATCAAAAGGAAGGCAGCAAATGTTTTTGGGCAGAAGACGGAAAGCTGACAGGCTTATTGAGCGGAGGCTGTGTGGAAGGAGATTTGGCCGAACATGCCCGGGAAGTTCTGAATCACTTTTCCTGCAAAACGCTAGCTTATGATTTTCGAGACAAAGGCGATGATTTGTGGGGGCTTGGGCTTGGTTGCAACGGATCGATTGATATTTTTTTGGAACCGTTTGACCCTGTACACCTTCGAGAAAGCACAGAACGCAGCTTAGAAATCTATCAAAAAGCCGACAACTATGAAACAAGCTTGGCGACAATCATCGAAGCAGAAACTCCATCACTTATAGGGAAAAAATGGATGGTCAAAAACAATAGTTCTGATCCCGTGAAATCAGGACTTCATTCTGTTACCTATGAAAAAGAAAAGGTCCTTGTGTTTACAGACACCATTACACCCACTCCCAGACTAACGCTATTCGGAGCAGGTCCGGATGCTGTTCCACTCGTAAATGGTGCAAAACAATTGAATTGGCACGTATCCGTAATTGATCATCGCCCGTCTTTTGTAAACAAACAGAATTTTCCTGAGGCTGATCAACTGCTTTGCATCCCTAAAGGAAAATGGCCAAAACTGGAGTTAGAAAGCCGTTCTTTTGTTGTTATCATGACCCATCATTTTGATCAGGACCTTTTGTTGCTTGAGCAAATTCTTGAAACAGATGTTCCCTATATTGGAGTGCTTGGACCCAACAAACGTACTTACCAGCTGATGGATAGGCTTGGAAGGGAATTTCATGAGGAATGTCTCTCACGGCTTTATAGTCCAATAGGGCTTGACATTGGATCACAGACTCCTGAAGAAATTGCACTCAGTATTCTTGCAGAAATGGTAATGGTCCATCGAGGGAAGGGGAGCGGAAAACCCCTTCATGTTATGAAAGAGACAAGCTTCACTAAGTACCTGCATAAGAAAGTGGGTGAACTGGCATTTTAA
- a CDS encoding response regulator transcription factor — protein MSELLIVDNDKQSRKEVCSLIEESKYSFLSIYESSTANRGMLLLKQSKPSALMIDLSLPDMDGMAFGKTALQLYPDLPIIVITQLKMFELVQSSINSGFLGYLLKPLSKHELIETLDRVLIPVLGKSVTRVMKTGEDHFTADLKNPIGSAIQYMQIYYGEPLTLKSLADKVYLSPSYFSKMFKEDTGMTFVEYLSFVRVQKAKGLLRMSSLPIEVIANNSGFANSGYFATTFKKLLGITPSEYREQFHLQSEPGLTISAGGA, from the coding sequence GTGTCCGAGTTACTCATTGTCGATAATGATAAACAAAGCCGCAAGGAAGTCTGCTCGTTAATTGAAGAAAGCAAATACAGCTTTCTATCGATCTATGAATCGAGCACGGCTAACCGGGGTATGCTGCTGCTGAAACAAAGTAAACCGAGTGCGCTGATGATTGATCTTTCTTTACCCGATATGGATGGTATGGCTTTTGGCAAAACAGCCCTTCAATTGTATCCAGATCTCCCCATCATCGTGATTACCCAGTTAAAGATGTTTGAACTTGTTCAGTCATCTATTAATTCCGGATTTTTAGGGTATTTATTGAAACCGCTTTCTAAACATGAACTAATTGAAACGCTGGACAGGGTTTTAATCCCGGTTCTCGGCAAAAGTGTGACCCGTGTGATGAAAACGGGTGAAGATCATTTCACAGCAGATCTAAAAAATCCTATCGGCAGCGCCATCCAATATATGCAAATCTATTACGGTGAGCCGCTAACCTTAAAGAGCCTGGCGGACAAAGTTTACTTAAGCCCCTCGTATTTCAGCAAAATGTTTAAAGAAGATACTGGAATGACTTTTGTTGAATATCTGTCTTTTGTCAGAGTTCAAAAAGCAAAAGGACTATTGCGAATGTCTTCACTGCCCATCGAAGTCATCGCCAATAATTCTGGATTTGCTAATTCAGGATACTTTGCCACTACATTTAAAAAGCTGCTTGGTATTACACCGAGCGAATACCGTGAGCAATTTCATTTACAATCAGAGCCGGGATTAACTATATCAGCAGGAGGTGCATAA
- a CDS encoding xanthine dehydrogenase family protein molybdopterin-binding subunit codes for MNKVIGKAITRVEDMRLLTGQGKYIDDIGTPAQTFQAAILRSSSPHAKIVSIDTTEAERIAGVKAVITGEQVKEYLEPFSVGVSAPVHYYPIAIDKVRYVGEPVAVVIAKSRYLAEDAMELIKVKYESLPPVVDIEGSLEKDAPVLHENVGSNIANHRTFHYGKVDQAFEEADTIIKHKYLFPKYTATPVETYGIIAHYESSENQYTVHANFHGPFVIQAIMAQALKIPSNKLRIIVPKDIGGSYGIKAGTFPYMVLLSVASRIAGCPVKWIEDRQEHLSASSSGTDRVTYIEAAVKNNGKVTGLRMKMIDNVGAYIRAPEPACLYRTHANSTGAYDIPNLHIDAYAIMTNKLPTGLIRGYGGQELYFPLERIMQKVAFELNLDPADVIRRNLIQKDQFPYKTASGGLYDSGDYIKGFELALETGKYGEFRKKQEEARKNGKIFGVGLACIVEPSGSNMGYITVALTPEERVKSLPKSGCSEAATVSMDPMGSVNVRISTTPSGQGHETVAAQIVSEVLSIPTDKIKVVAELDTSTSAWSIASGSYSSRFASLGSSAVFYAAHKVKEKLIKIASHQLNVNPDELELRDGAFYVKADPAKKYALKRAAGSAHWNPLSLPEGMEPGIYETYYFSVKAAEPPDENDLINSSVTYGFVADLVTVEIDPETGEVNILDYITIHDAGKLLNPLIVDGQIFGGLAHGLGGALFEELVYDNKGQLLTGSFMDYLCPTAPEIPNVTIKHIETPSPMTPLGAKGLGEGNTMSAPVAVANAVSDALSPYNVAIDTLPLSPNRIWTLLNQAKKNKHKEVTI; via the coding sequence ATGAACAAGGTTATTGGTAAAGCGATAACCAGGGTAGAAGACATGAGACTTTTAACCGGACAGGGCAAATATATCGATGACATCGGTACACCGGCCCAGACGTTTCAGGCCGCCATTCTAAGAAGCTCAAGTCCGCATGCGAAAATTGTCTCGATTGATACGACAGAGGCTGAAAGAATAGCCGGAGTAAAGGCGGTCATTACCGGAGAACAGGTGAAGGAGTATCTCGAACCATTTAGTGTAGGTGTCAGTGCTCCAGTTCATTACTATCCTATTGCCATCGACAAAGTCAGATATGTAGGAGAGCCTGTAGCGGTTGTGATTGCTAAAAGCCGTTACTTAGCGGAGGATGCGATGGAGCTCATTAAAGTGAAGTATGAATCCCTTCCGCCTGTCGTTGATATCGAAGGATCACTTGAGAAGGATGCACCGGTGCTTCATGAAAACGTGGGATCCAATATAGCCAATCACCGGACGTTTCATTACGGAAAAGTGGACCAGGCTTTTGAAGAAGCGGATACCATCATTAAACATAAATATCTTTTTCCTAAATATACCGCTACACCTGTGGAAACATACGGTATTATCGCTCATTATGAATCAAGTGAAAATCAATATACAGTTCACGCCAATTTTCACGGACCTTTTGTAATCCAGGCCATTATGGCTCAAGCGCTGAAAATTCCAAGCAATAAGCTAAGAATCATTGTTCCAAAGGATATTGGCGGAAGCTACGGAATAAAAGCGGGAACATTTCCATATATGGTTCTTCTGTCTGTAGCGAGCCGAATTGCCGGTTGTCCGGTAAAGTGGATTGAAGATCGGCAGGAGCATTTGTCGGCAAGCTCCAGCGGGACGGACAGGGTCACCTATATTGAAGCGGCGGTAAAGAATAACGGAAAGGTTACCGGCTTACGCATGAAGATGATTGACAATGTCGGTGCCTACATCCGGGCTCCGGAACCCGCCTGTTTGTATCGTACTCATGCCAATTCAACCGGTGCCTATGATATTCCGAATCTTCATATTGATGCGTACGCGATCATGACCAACAAGCTTCCCACAGGATTAATCAGAGGCTATGGAGGCCAGGAGCTGTATTTTCCTCTAGAGCGAATCATGCAGAAGGTTGCATTCGAGCTGAACTTGGATCCGGCGGATGTGATTCGCAGGAATCTTATCCAAAAGGATCAGTTTCCTTACAAGACAGCTTCGGGCGGCCTGTACGACAGCGGCGATTATATCAAGGGGTTCGAGCTTGCACTTGAGACCGGAAAATATGGGGAATTCCGCAAAAAACAGGAGGAAGCAAGAAAGAACGGAAAAATTTTCGGTGTCGGCCTTGCCTGTATAGTCGAGCCGTCGGGTTCCAACATGGGATATATCACGGTTGCCCTAACTCCTGAAGAAAGAGTAAAATCCCTGCCCAAATCAGGTTGTTCGGAGGCTGCTACTGTTTCAATGGATCCGATGGGAAGCGTTAATGTGAGGATCAGCACGACTCCGTCCGGGCAGGGGCATGAAACCGTTGCAGCACAAATTGTTTCAGAGGTTTTAAGCATCCCAACGGATAAAATCAAGGTTGTCGCGGAGCTGGATACATCCACAAGCGCATGGTCTATTGCATCCGGAAGCTATTCCAGCCGCTTTGCCTCATTAGGATCCAGTGCCGTCTTTTATGCGGCACACAAGGTGAAGGAAAAGTTGATCAAGATTGCTTCTCACCAGCTGAATGTAAATCCTGATGAACTCGAACTAAGGGATGGTGCTTTTTATGTAAAGGCAGATCCTGCAAAAAAATATGCATTGAAGAGGGCTGCAGGATCCGCGCACTGGAATCCGTTATCCCTTCCGGAGGGAATGGAGCCGGGAATCTATGAAACTTACTATTTTTCTGTAAAAGCGGCAGAGCCTCCTGATGAAAATGACCTCATCAACTCTTCGGTGACCTATGGATTTGTTGCCGATCTGGTAACGGTCGAGATTGACCCCGAGACAGGGGAGGTAAACATTCTGGACTATATAACAATCCATGATGCCGGAAAACTGCTCAATCCGCTCATCGTGGATGGACAGATATTTGGCGGACTCGCGCATGGCTTGGGTGGAGCGCTCTTTGAAGAGCTCGTGTATGACAATAAGGGGCAGCTGCTTACCGGTTCATTCATGGACTATTTGTGCCCGACCGCTCCTGAAATTCCAAATGTCACGATCAAGCATATTGAAACGCCATCACCTATGACTCCGCTTGGTGCAAAAGGACTTGGAGAAGGTAACACAATGAGCGCTCCAGTTGCTGTCGCCAATGCGGTAAGTGATGCCCTTTCTCCGTATAATGTGGCGATTGATACCCTGCCGCTCAGTCCAAATCGAATATGGACTCTGCTGAATCAAGCGAAAAAAAACAAACATAAAGAGGTGACCATCTGA
- a CDS encoding ammonium transporter, whose protein sequence is MTIHTLNTGLDTIWVVLTAAMIILMEGGFALLEAGFVRHKNNVNILMKVFADITIGTLCFYLIGFGLMYGKDLSGLIGSNGFMIKGDLSHLHFLISVDTFWLFQAAFVIAVISIVSGAVAERINFRAYILYAVIMTTFIYPVAGHWVWGGGWLGKLGMQDFAGSAVIHALGGFSALAAAIFIGPRKGKFTPQGVSTVSLPSNLPLASVGAFLLWFGWFGFNAGSTLSATDARIGHIAIVTMLSAASGGAATMLYTLFRYKRSDAPSVINGSLAGLVGITAGCAFVSDPFAILIGAGSGLLMLFATYWLEIKRIDDPVGAFPVHAISGIWGTVAVGLFATDKGLITTGNWHLLGVQLLGLLVLCIWGFVLTWMGLKLIQLWIPVRSTEEEEEVGLDISYHGMVAAFQEQEFIKYESNYLHHKDDD, encoded by the coding sequence ATGACTATCCACACACTAAATACAGGGTTAGATACCATTTGGGTTGTCTTGACTGCAGCTATGATTATACTAATGGAGGGTGGTTTCGCTCTATTAGAAGCCGGATTCGTCAGACATAAGAATAACGTAAATATCCTCATGAAGGTATTTGCAGACATTACAATCGGTACCCTTTGTTTTTACCTTATTGGGTTTGGTTTAATGTATGGAAAGGATTTGTCGGGCTTAATTGGAAGTAACGGATTTATGATTAAAGGAGATCTCTCACATTTACACTTTTTAATTTCTGTTGATACCTTTTGGCTATTCCAAGCAGCGTTTGTTATTGCCGTCATTTCCATTGTATCTGGCGCTGTTGCTGAGCGTATTAATTTCCGTGCCTACATTCTTTATGCCGTTATCATGACAACCTTTATTTACCCGGTTGCAGGCCACTGGGTCTGGGGCGGAGGATGGCTCGGAAAACTTGGAATGCAGGACTTCGCAGGTTCTGCGGTTATTCATGCATTAGGTGGATTTTCTGCTTTAGCCGCAGCAATTTTTATCGGTCCTCGAAAAGGAAAATTCACTCCTCAAGGAGTTAGTACAGTCTCCTTGCCAAGTAATCTTCCCTTAGCATCTGTAGGAGCCTTCTTACTTTGGTTTGGTTGGTTTGGTTTTAATGCAGGAAGTACGTTAAGTGCCACTGATGCCAGAATTGGACATATTGCCATTGTAACCATGCTGTCAGCAGCATCAGGCGGTGCAGCAACAATGCTTTATACCCTTTTTCGTTATAAGCGCTCTGATGCACCTTCTGTAATTAATGGATCATTGGCTGGGTTGGTAGGAATCACAGCAGGATGTGCTTTTGTCAGTGATCCTTTTGCTATCCTAATTGGAGCTGGATCTGGTCTGCTAATGCTTTTCGCCACTTATTGGTTAGAAATCAAAAGAATTGATGATCCTGTAGGTGCGTTTCCCGTTCACGCGATTTCAGGAATATGGGGAACCGTAGCGGTAGGATTGTTTGCAACAGATAAAGGTCTTATTACGACCGGGAACTGGCACCTGTTAGGCGTTCAGCTTTTAGGATTACTCGTCTTGTGCATATGGGGTTTTGTCTTAACCTGGATGGGACTTAAATTGATTCAATTGTGGATACCTGTCCGATCGACTGAAGAAGAGGAAGAGGTTGGATTAGATATTAGCTACCACGGTATGGTTGCTGCTTTTCAGGAACAAGAGTTTATCAAATACGAAAGTAATTACCTCCATCATAAAGATGACGATTAA
- a CDS encoding DUF6509 family protein: protein MNVIRHTLDKLQDPTNILEGDRYEFIIHIEVEEDDELYMENGVYIKLIYAALPQEPRIVQYHLYEDTTNNPLDFELEDDEVDELKEFCRSQVQ from the coding sequence ATGAATGTAATTAGACATACACTTGATAAGCTTCAGGATCCTACCAATATTCTCGAAGGGGATCGATACGAATTTATCATACATATAGAGGTTGAAGAAGACGATGAACTGTATATGGAAAATGGCGTATATATTAAACTGATTTATGCTGCTCTGCCTCAAGAGCCCCGAATTGTTCAATACCACTTATACGAAGACACAACAAACAATCCTCTTGATTTTGAATTAGAAGACGACGAAGTAGATGAGCTTAAGGAATTCTGCCGAAGCCAAGTACAGTAA